One window of Pseudobdellovibrionaceae bacterium genomic DNA carries:
- a CDS encoding integration host factor subunit beta, translating to MTKSELTKKLAQKANVTYVKADLIVNSICQKMIDSLLEGKRIEIRGFGSFIIKHYKAYQGRNPRTGELIHIAEKKLPFFKAGKELRNKLNAN from the coding sequence ATTACTAAATCAGAACTTACAAAAAAATTGGCACAAAAAGCTAATGTCACTTATGTAAAAGCCGATTTAATTGTAAACAGTATTTGCCAAAAAATGATTGATTCTCTTTTGGAGGGAAAACGCATTGAAATACGAGGGTTTGGTAGCTTTATTATTAAACACTACAAAGCCTATCAAGGAAGAAATCCTAGAACTGGAGAGCTAATTCATATTGCCGAAAAAAAGCTTCCTTTTTTTAAAGCAGGAAAAGAGTTAAGAAATAAACTAAATGCTAATTAG
- a CDS encoding quinone-dependent dihydroorotate dehydrogenase, whose product MKPWLYLPASISQKLFSVGIKLYSFFCSKKPLKWNKLEWKGLSFPNPLGIAGGVDKNATLLKQWPHLGCGFVEVGTVTPLSQTANAGKIIARNNKALSLWNHMGFPNKGLDNLQKQLKKNIPYPIPLLINVGKNRSTPLQQAHKDYIKCMHQLQDYADIFVINISSPNTESLRELFLKDNLKSFLQNCLQNKTKPTLLKISPDLSQKELEYVLDVSCLLSIDGWVVSNTMQSLNEKLHFPLHKGGVSGLALAQKAKLQLQHTIEYLTKIQQRKGKLLISVGGISSALDIKERLNMGADLVQVYSALVFQGPSFFKKIDKNIKKPLL is encoded by the coding sequence TTGAAGCCTTGGCTGTATTTACCTGCTAGTATTAGTCAAAAATTATTTTCTGTAGGAATAAAACTCTATTCCTTTTTTTGTTCAAAAAAACCCTTAAAATGGAACAAGCTAGAGTGGAAAGGCTTAAGCTTTCCCAACCCCCTTGGCATTGCAGGGGGCGTGGATAAAAATGCAACATTATTAAAACAATGGCCGCACTTAGGTTGTGGTTTTGTCGAAGTGGGCACAGTAACTCCTCTTTCACAAACCGCTAATGCTGGAAAAATTATTGCTCGAAACAACAAAGCCCTTTCTTTATGGAACCACATGGGCTTTCCCAACAAAGGCTTAGATAATTTACAAAAACAATTAAAAAAAAATATACCCTACCCCATACCTCTTTTAATCAATGTTGGTAAAAACAGAAGTACTCCCTTACAACAAGCCCATAAGGATTACATAAAATGTATGCATCAACTACAAGACTATGCAGATATTTTTGTCATTAATATTAGCAGCCCCAATACAGAAAGCTTACGAGAACTTTTTTTAAAAGATAATTTAAAAAGTTTTTTACAAAATTGCCTACAAAATAAAACCAAACCCACTTTGTTAAAAATTAGCCCTGATTTGTCGCAAAAAGAACTAGAGTATGTTTTAGATGTCTCTTGCCTTCTTTCTATTGATGGGTGGGTTGTGTCTAACACCATGCAATCTTTAAATGAAAAATTACACTTTCCCCTTCATAAGGGAGGAGTCTCTGGACTAGCTTTAGCACAAAAGGCTAAGTTACAGCTACAACACACTATAGAATACTTAACCAAGATACAGCAAAGAAAAGGTAAGCTTCTTATCTCTGTGGGAGGAATTTCTTCGGCCCTTGATATTAAAGAACGATTAAATATGGGCGCAGATTTGGTACAAGTTTACAGTGCTTTAGTCTTTCAAGGCCCTTCATTTTTCAAAAAAATAGACAAAAACATAAAAAAACCTTTATTATAA
- a CDS encoding Glu/Leu/Phe/Val dehydrogenase, which produces MGLVMKNIYATPFYANIIKNLEKASKVHSTKTATIQRLKFPKRCIVVSIPIKMDDGHMQIFDGYRAQHSQTLGPFKGGVRFHQDVNLAETVSLSCLMTLKNSLLGLPLGGAKGGVAVDPKSLSLGELERLTRGYTSAIGPFIGPDKDIPAPDVGTDSQTMAWMLDTYSTESGFSQTGIVTGKPLAIGGSKGREAATGLGVILNIQKVLEKQNKSVEDSSLAIQGFGKVGMHAAIEAHRIGLKVAAISDVSTALYDPNGLNIPELVALTKQKKLLKDYPHAKKISNEELLILPVDILAPCALDGVIHSGNMEKIQTKIIVEGANGPTTSKASTYLFKEKQVIIIPDILANGGGVVVSYFEWVQDIVWLFWSEEEVKSKLKMIIDRCFDRVWDCAHKHKIDVRTAAIATALKRLEKAMLLRGQI; this is translated from the coding sequence ATTGGACTAGTTATGAAAAATATTTACGCCACCCCTTTTTACGCTAATATAATAAAAAATTTAGAAAAAGCCTCTAAGGTACATAGTACCAAAACGGCAACTATACAGCGATTAAAATTTCCCAAAAGATGCATTGTTGTTTCGATTCCCATAAAAATGGATGACGGGCATATGCAAATTTTTGATGGATATAGAGCACAGCACAGTCAAACATTAGGCCCTTTTAAGGGAGGTGTGCGCTTTCACCAAGATGTTAACCTTGCAGAAACGGTATCTTTATCTTGCTTAATGACTTTAAAAAACTCTTTGTTAGGTCTTCCTTTAGGAGGCGCAAAGGGAGGAGTTGCCGTTGATCCAAAATCTTTATCCTTAGGCGAGCTAGAACGATTAACACGAGGTTACACCTCTGCCATTGGTCCTTTTATTGGGCCAGATAAAGATATTCCAGCCCCTGATGTGGGTACGGATTCGCAAACTATGGCTTGGATGTTAGATACCTATTCTACAGAATCAGGATTTTCGCAAACCGGCATTGTTACTGGAAAACCCTTAGCCATTGGAGGCTCTAAAGGAAGAGAGGCCGCTACCGGTTTAGGCGTAATTTTAAATATACAAAAAGTTTTAGAAAAGCAAAATAAATCCGTCGAAGACAGTAGCTTAGCCATTCAAGGTTTTGGTAAGGTGGGAATGCACGCAGCTATTGAGGCCCATAGAATTGGCCTAAAAGTGGCGGCCATCAGTGATGTATCCACAGCCTTATATGATCCTAATGGCTTAAACATACCCGAACTAGTAGCTTTAACTAAGCAAAAAAAATTATTAAAAGACTACCCTCATGCGAAAAAAATTTCTAACGAAGAGCTATTAATTTTACCCGTAGATATTTTAGCACCTTGCGCATTAGACGGCGTTATTCATTCAGGCAACATGGAAAAAATTCAAACGAAAATTATTGTGGAGGGGGCCAACGGACCAACCACATCTAAAGCGAGTACTTATTTGTTTAAAGAAAAACAAGTGATTATTATCCCTGACATTTTAGCAAATGGTGGCGGAGTTGTTGTAAGTTACTTTGAGTGGGTTCAAGATATCGTATGGTTGTTTTGGTCAGAAGAAGAAGTAAAGTCTAAACTAAAAATGATTATAGACCGATGTTTTGACCGCGTTTGGGATTGTGCTCATAAACATAAAATAGATGTTAGAACTGCAGCTATTGCCACAGCCCTAAAACGATTAGAAAAAGCTATGCTCTTGCGAGGGCAAATTTGA
- a CDS encoding glycosyltransferase family 4 protein, which produces MWPYKKKIIPKKLHICMIAKNFPILGMTGTHSFLWPLARKIVGLGHSVSVISWKNSQGKTHLDQDGVRAYFLGHIYEKVSLKHFPALCHKQFLQLHKIHKLDIVHSIDKTGILIAKNKSRYKIPVIFDIEATAISQYLFLASLSQDNIRSFIKIHFNLLYRFVINFFRYDRELLKQASAVFVSSSLQRSILERYFFFPDYHTYLVPYGLDVQDFSLQPKPPLLQEKLLIPKQSKILLTISNMSELAGMQNLLKSFTKVAIQKPSTRLIIIGSGPNYNNIQRLILDLALGDHVLLMGQVPNLELMDYIALSDVFISLTPHSSGFDPNLINAMVQKKIVIGADINPISSLIKNNVNGFLTKPSDTNTLSKHLLASVFDTESTLTLRDKAQSTVHKLFDLNKMAQQTIDAYRNVLKKHPL; this is translated from the coding sequence ATGTGGCCTTATAAAAAAAAAATTATTCCTAAAAAACTGCACATCTGCATGATTGCTAAAAATTTTCCTATATTGGGAATGACAGGTACTCATAGTTTTTTATGGCCTCTTGCAAGAAAAATAGTTGGCCTGGGCCACTCGGTAAGTGTTATTTCTTGGAAAAATTCACAAGGCAAAACCCATTTAGATCAAGATGGTGTTCGTGCGTATTTTTTAGGACACATTTATGAAAAAGTATCTTTAAAGCATTTTCCTGCTCTTTGCCATAAACAATTTTTACAACTACATAAAATTCATAAATTAGATATTGTTCATAGCATAGATAAAACAGGTATCTTAATTGCTAAAAATAAAAGCCGATATAAAATTCCTGTAATTTTTGATATAGAAGCCACGGCCATATCGCAATATTTATTTTTAGCCTCGTTAAGCCAAGACAATATCCGTAGCTTTATTAAAATACACTTTAATTTACTGTATCGCTTTGTTATAAATTTTTTCCGATATGACAGAGAACTATTAAAGCAAGCCAGTGCAGTATTTGTAAGTAGCTCGCTACAAAGAAGTATTTTAGAACGCTACTTTTTCTTTCCCGACTATCACACCTACCTAGTTCCCTATGGATTAGATGTGCAAGATTTTTCTTTGCAACCCAAACCTCCCCTATTACAAGAAAAACTTTTAATACCTAAGCAATCCAAAATTTTACTAACCATTAGTAATATGTCCGAGCTGGCGGGAATGCAAAATTTACTAAAATCTTTTACTAAAGTAGCTATTCAAAAACCTAGCACCCGTTTAATTATTATTGGTAGCGGACCTAATTATAATAATATTCAACGCTTAATTTTAGATTTAGCCTTAGGAGACCATGTTCTTCTTATGGGCCAAGTGCCCAACTTAGAACTAATGGACTACATTGCTTTATCAGATGTTTTTATAAGTTTAACCCCCCATTCTTCGGGCTTTGACCCTAATTTAATTAATGCTATGGTACAAAAAAAAATTGTAATAGGCGCGGATATCAATCCCATATCTTCTTTAATAAAAAACAATGTTAATGGCTTTTTAACTAAACCCTCTGACACAAACACTTTAAGCAAGCACCTTCTAGCCTCGGTTTTTGATACCGAATCTACTTTAACACTAAGAGATAAGGCGCAAAGCACTGTGCATAAATTATTTGATCTTAATAAAATGGCTCAACAAACCATAGATGCTTATCGCAATGTATTAAAAAAACACCCTTTATAA